The region CAAATGCGGGACCGGCCACATCGTGGAAAAGAAAACGAAAAAACGAAAAATTTTCTACGGCTGTTCGGCCTACCCCGATTGCGACTTCGCCCTCTGGGACAAACCCACCGGCGCCAAGTGCGAAAAATGCGGCAGCATAATGATCGAAACCAAACGCAAGCAAGTGAAATGCTCCAACAAAGAATGTTCAGCAAATGCAAAATTGAAAAATCAAAATGAAAAATGACAATTAAAAATGTAAAATTTATAATTCAATAATTTTAAATTTTACATTGTCATTTTGATTTTTGATTTTTACATTTTAAATTTTTATTTTTCTCTTGATTTTTCCCCAATTTCGCGCTACCCTACAATCATCAATTTGAAGATTGGCGGTGCATTATGTCATTGTTATCTTTAGTTCCTAACTTTTTGCCGAAGTGGTGAAACTGGCATACACGCAGCACTCAAAATGCTGTGAGGGCAACCTCGTGTGGGTTCAACTCCCACCTTCGGCACAAAAAATCCGCTCCATACAGGGCGGATTTTCGTTAAAGATTAAGGATTATTTTTCTATCTTAATCGCTTTGCCGTTAATCAGGGCGTCGGCGATTTTTTGGTGGGCGGATGCCAGAATGCGCGCGAAGGTGCTTTGCGAGGTGTTCATTTTTTGCGCGGCTTGAATTTGCTCCAATCCTTTCAAATTTTTCAAACGCAACGCTTCCATTTCTTCCAGCGACATTTCAACCACTTCCAAACAGCGCACGGGTATCCCCTGCGGTTTAAAATAATTGACTTCCGGATTAAATTTTATTCTGCGGCACAATCTGGGCCTGACCATAATTTTATAAAATTTTTCAAAAGGGTCCGACCCTTTTTAAAAAGGGTCGGACCCTTTTGAGATTAGCAACCGATTTACGGCTTTAAGCGTTGTTTTTCCGTTCCAATTTCCGCATTGTTAAAAAATTTATTCGCCGATCGATTTGACTAAATACATCATCAATATTCCGGCGATAAACACCGAAAAAGAAATCATTGATTTTTTAAAATTCATTTCTTTGCGAATTTCGGGCATCAAATCCGACGCGGCGATATAAACAAATCCGCCGGCGGCAAACGGCAAAAGATACGGCAAAGCGCTTTGCAAATGCGAAAAGAAAAAATAGCCCGCGATACCGCCGATCACCACGGTCATCGCCACCGCGTAATTGATCAAAAGCGCGGTTTTCTTTTTAAATCCCGAATAGACCAGCACGCCGAAATCGCCGATTTCTTGCGGAATTTCGTGAATCGCCACCGCCAGCGTCGTGGATATGCCCAGCGCGGGATTCACCATAAATGTGCTGGCAATCGTCAGTCCGTCAATAAAATTATGCACCGCGTCGCCCGCGAGATTCATATATCCGAAAGAATGTATTTCGCAGTCGGCTTTGTGGCAATGCCGCCAATGAATAATCTTTTCCAGCAAAAAGAAAAAAACGAACGACGCCAGAAACACGCCGAACAACAATTCCGATTCCAGCTCTTCGGCCGCTTCGGGCAAAAGATGCAAAAACGCGCCGCCCATCAAAGCTCCCGCCGACAGCGACACCAAAAACATTAAGATTTTTTCCAGAATTTCTTTTTTAAACATCAAAAACAACACTGCCGCCCAAACGCACAGAGTAATCGCAAAACTCGCCAAAATAATCATTAGTAAAATTGCCATTGATGTTTTTTTATTCCGATTCCAGAATACCGCGAAAAATCTTTTTTTTCAAACGGCAAGGTGCCGCAAGATTCCGCCTTGCGACACCGCAACCGGCCATTTTGATCATTTTTCTTTTTTCAGCGCGGCGATTTCCTCTTTTATCGCTTTCAATTCTTCTTCCAGCATCACCGCTTCTTCCTCCAGCGCCGCCGCCTCATTCTTGGGAGAAATAAATCTCCGGCGGCCAAATCCCATTCCCATTCCGCGGCCCCAGCCGCAACCGCCTCCCCAGCCCATTCCGCCGCCGCAAGGACCCATTCCCCTGCCGGTGCGCGGGCCTTGGCCCATCGGACCGGTTTGATCAAATCTCGGCATAATTTTTATTTGAAATCCTTATTAAGAATTCCAAATCGATTAAAATTTTTATTCTTTTTATACCCCGTCAGCTTGCCGCGGGGAACAAAAAGAATGAGGATTCCAAAGGAAACATCCTTTGGTTGATGGCGGGGTTAATACCCCGACATCAATGTATTTTTTATCCCGACCTTTTAAGACGCCTTAAATTATGAATATATATTCATAACAATGTTTTGTCAAGCCAAAAGGGCGATTATGTCATTTAAAAGTAGTAATGTCATACTTGCGTCCAAGTAGAAATGTCATACCTGGTATGATTGGTGGATAAAACATAACCCACCAATATGGAAAAAGAATTATTCAAGATGACGCAAAAAGAGCTGGACAGGTATGAAGTAATAAGAAAATTGATCGCCAAAGAAATCACTCCGGGCGATGCGGCCAAGCAGCTGGGGCGGTCGGTAAGGCAGGTAAAGCGATTGCGCAACAAAGTGCGGGAGAAAGGCGCCAATGGGATCATTCACGGCTTGCGAGGCAAGCAAAGCAACAATAAGACCGATCTTAAAATCTGGGAAAAATCCGGACAAATAATTTCAGAAAAGTATCCTGATTTCGGCCCGACCTTGGCGCATGAAAAACTGGTTGAGGTTGAAGGAATAAAAATTGGCAAGCAGACCACGCGCAATTTAATGATCGCAAAAAAGATTTGGATGCCCAAACCAAGAAAACAAAACCAGGAATTCCGCTGCCAAAGAGAACGCAAAGAATCGCCGGGCGAGCTGGAACAATTCGACGGCTGTTACCACTTCTGGTTTGAGAAACGCGGCGATGAATCTTGTTTGTTGGCCTCCGTCGACGATGCCACCGGCCGGATCACCCGGGCGGAATTCACGGATAGCGAAAGCGTCATCAATGTGTTTCAATTCTGGAAAGGCTACCTCCAAGAATCAGGCAAACCGATAGCCATCTACCTGGATAAATTCAGTACATATAAGATCAATCACAAAAATGCAAAAGACAACAGCGAAATGATCACCCAGTTTCAGAGAGCCGCCCGGGAACTGGATATAACCCTGATCACCGCCAACAGCCCGCAAGCCAAAGGCCGAATCGAACGGCTCTTTGACACTTTGCAGGACCGGCTGGTCAAGGAATTGCGATTGCGCGGCATCAGCGATATCGCCGCGGCCAGCAAATTCTTAAAAGAAGAATTCATTCCGGATTTCAATCAAAGATTTTCGGTGATTCCCAAAAAGAAAAACGATCTGCACCGGCAGCTGCCCGATTTTCAAAGTTCAAATCTTGACGCGATATTTTCCGTCCAATCGCAAAGGCGGGTACAGAATGATTTCACGATAAGGTTCAAAAACCAATGGATACAGATCGCCAAAGAGCAGATCGCCACCGTGCGCCGCAAGGATGAAATTTTGATGGAAGAGCGGCTCGACGGATCGCTGGCGATCCGTCTGCGGGATAAATATTTAAACTTCAAAATCCTGCCGGCCAAGCCGTTGAAAGCCAAAGAATTGATTGCCGCCATACCGGCAAAAAGAATCATCTCCAAGCCACCGGCGGATCATCCTTGGCGCAAACAAATCGCCGCTGAAATCGCAAAAATCAATTGTTAAAATATTTTTCCGGAAATAACAATACTAATTCTACAAAAGTCAAGTATGACATTTCTACTTAAATTCCGGGTATGACATTTCTACTTGTATTTGACAGCCAAAAGGGCGATTACATGGAATCGCCCCTACAAATCCAATTCATATTCCCAAATTCGGTTCGGATGTCAAATCATCAGGGCTGGCAACCGCCTCCCCCCTTTTAAAAGCAAAGTAGCCCGCGACTCCGGCCATGGCCGCGTTATCCATTGATAAATCCGCGCCGGGCGCGAGAAATTTCATATTCAGTTCATCAGCCGCTTTTTGCATTGCCTCGCGCAAAGCCGCATTGGCGCTCACGCCGCCGCCGATAATGATTGATTTGGCGGCAAATTCTTTGGCCGCCCGCGCCGTTTTTGAAACCAGCACATCAACGATCGCCTGTTGAATCTCAAAACTCATCATTCGCGGATATTCCGGCGATTTTCGCGTTTCTTCGTTCTGCTTTTGATGCGCGTACAGCACCGCGGTTTTCAATCCCGAAAAACTGAAATTGTAATTTTTTTGGGCAATCATCGGCCGCGGCAATTTGACTTTGGTTTCCGAAGGAGCATCTAAAAGGGTCGGACCCTTTTTATTCAAAAAGGGTCCGACCCTTTTAGAATATTTTTGGGCATATTTTGCAATCTCCGGGCCGCCGGGATAGCCCAAGCCCAAAATGCGCGCGGCTTTGTCAAAACACTCGCCCGCCGCGTCATCTTGGGTTTGTCCCAGCAATTTGTAATCGCCGATGCCGCTAGCCAAGAACAACAGCGTGTGTCCGCCCGAAACCACCAAACAAACCGCCGGCAAATAGTTTTTGGCAAATTTTTCTTCGCCGATTTTCAAAGTTATCAAATTCGCCAAAAAATGCGCCTCCAAATGATTGGCTCCCGCCAACGGCAAGTTGTATTTCTTCGCCAAATCTTGCGCGAAATTTATTCCCGTCCATAGGCACGGATCCAAGCCCGGCCCTTGCGTTACGACGATAAATTTTAATTTTGATAAATCAAATTTTTTTGTCGCGTCTTCAAAAACGAAAGGCAGATTTTTCTGATGCTCGCGTTTTGCCAAAAACGGATACACTCCGCCGTATCCGGCGTGCAATTCGGTTTGCGAAGAAACAACATTGGACAGCGCCTCAATCTTCTCCAATTTCCCCTTATCCTCCTTTGCCCGCAAAACGCTGATTGAAGTGTCGTCGCAAGAAGTCTCAATCGCCAAAAAATACAGTTCTCCGCCTTTTTTTGCAAATTGCATAATTGCTTTAAATTACGAAACCATTGAATGCGAATGCTTTAAAGCGGTCTAACCCTTGCGATTACGCAAGGGATAGACCCCAAATGCAAAGCGGTTCGCAATTCAAGATAATTGATAATTCATTGAAAATTATTTTATATTTTCCAAAGCCAGCTTCACCGCCCCGATGACCGGATCGCCAACAACCACAAAATCAAACTTTTTGGGATAATAGCGTTCAATCTCATTCATCGCGGTATCAGCCACCCAGCGCGATTTATAAACCCCGCCCGCCAGCACCAACGGCACTTGCTCAAAAAAACTAAGCTTGGCAGCGGCCACGCGCACCGACAGTGCGATTTCTCTTCCTGCAGCCAGCAAAATCGCTCGCGCCACTTTGTCGCCGCCGATTGCCGCTTCATCGCATAACACCGCCAATTTCGGCAAATCTGATTTGGAATCTTGATACACAAATTTCAGCAACTTATCAATGTTGTTAAATTTATATTTTTTAAACACAGAATCAACCAAACTTGTTTTTTCGCCCCGGCCATCTACCGACTCGGCAACCGCTTGCATAACCTGGCTACCAATCCATTCCGCCGCACCCTTGCTTACCCATCCTTGATTATTAACCAAAACCTCTTTACCATTATTCCAACCATGCGTCGCACTGCCAGTACCCGCAATCGCAACAATTCCATCTTTTCCGCTAGCGCCGGAACAAAACGCAATAAACTGGTCAGAGCCGATACTCACTTTGCCCTTAAAAATTTTCGCTATTTTTTTATTCTTTTTAAGTTCCTTGATAATCGCAACTTTTTCGTTTTTATATTCTTCTTCCATCGCCGGCAAACCGATAAAAACGGCAACAATCTTGGCGTTCTTTCTTCTTTTTATGAGATCATAAATTCCTTGGGCAACATTCTCCATCGCCAATTTTGCCCCCGCGTTGCGCACGCTTGACCCGCCCGCCGCCGACCGCGCGACAATTTTCCCGTCCAAATCCGCCAGCGCGCACGCGGTCTTCGTCCCTCCCCCGTCCACCCCGATGACAAATTCATTCTTTGTTTTTTTGCCAATTTTCCTGTTTATCATTTATTATTTATCAATTGATAATTGAATTTACTATCATTCTACCACACCACACCTCCATATAAAAAAAGGAAGCCAATACGCAATTATCGCAATTGGCCATGGAGCATTAAATACTTAAATTTCAATTATTAAATGCAATTCCTTGCTTCCAATAATTTCGAAAGATATTTTTTGCTCATTTAAAATCTTTTCTAAACTTTCTAACTGCTCCGATGTCATTCTTATTGTCATTTTATTTCTCTCCATCGCAAAAACAAAACACAACACACGGATTATCTCCGTGGTCTATATTTTGCTTGATATTTTTTACTTATCACGCCTTGCCGAAAAAGTCAAATTTTACCGTCGTCGTCCATATTGCGCGAAACAATGGAGCCGGCGTTGATTTGGCAATTTTTGCCGATAAAGCGGGCGGGCAAAATGGTCGCGCGCGCCCCGATTTTGGAATTTTCGCCGATGATCGTGCCCAGGGATTTTAGCCCCGTGTCAACTTTGGCCAATACTTTCACACCGTCTCTCTCCTTTTTCACCCGCGCGGATATCGGCTCCCGATCCAGCCGCACATTGGCGGTGATCGCACCCGCGCCAACCCTCACTCCCCGATCAAAAATCGAATCGCCGAAATATCCCGAATGAACATGGACATCGGGCTGAAAAATCACGCGCCCCGCTTCGCAAAGCGCGCCCACCATCGCGCCATTTTCCAAATCGCAATAATCGCGCACGATTGAATTGTTGCCGACAATGGAATTTTCGCCGATGTAACACGGCCCTTTTATCACCGCGCCTTCGTAAATTTTTACATTTTCACCGATAAAAACATTGCCTTCAATTGTCGCGTTTTTAGCGACCCAAGCGGATCTGGCAACCGTTTTTTTGGTCAGAAAATTATCAAAAAGATATTTCCGAACCTTAAACAAATGCCACGGGTATTTAAGCGATATGCCCTCATAATCTCTATCCAATTCCACGATACGGGAATCGTTTTCCTTGGCATAGGCCAAAACCGCGGCTTCAAACTCTTTATTAAAATGAACCGTGCCGATAACTTTTTCCAAATAATCAAAATACCGATTGTCCAGCAAATAAATACCGTTAATCTTGATGTTCGACGGCTCTTTGCCCTGTTCCGGCTTTTCAATCACTTCCAACAGCTTGTCTCCCTCCAAGCGGGCAACGCCGTAAAGCCACGGATCTTTGGTTTCCTGCCCGACCAGCACGGTTCTGGCGCCGGTCCGGCGGCTTTTCTCCAACATCTTTTCGGCCGCGCCTTGGCAATCAACGCTGTGCGCGAATACCACGAAAAATTGCCCTTTGATACGGCTTTTCGCCGCGATCATCGCCCCGCTCATTCCGTTCGCTTCCGGCTGGATCGCGTAGCTGATATTTTTAATTTCGGGAAAATTTTTCAGTTCTTCTTCGATATCGCGTTTCAATCCTTGCACGATAACAATATCTTCAACGCCGATTTTCCGCAAACCGTCAATCGTATACCAAATCAGCGGCTTGCCCATAATCCGCAACAAGCTTTTGTGCCTTGGATTCAGCGGCCAAAATCGCAACGACTCCCCCCCGGCCAAAATCACCGCCTGCAACGATTGATTGTTTTCTTTATTATTGTCTGCCATTTATTATTTATAATTTTCTTGAATTAAGAAATCATTAAATACGAATGCTATTACAGGGGTCTAACCCTTGCGATTACACAAGGGATAGACCCCAAATGCAAAGCGTTTCGCAACTCAAAGTAATTTATAGCTCGTGAGTTTGAAAATTTCCCGGATAATTTTTAAAATGTTGAAATCAAATGTTGAAATCAAATATCAACAGCTTAAAAACTTTGTTGATATTTGATTTCAACAGCGTTACAGTTTTAATAATTTAAAAATATTGGCAATAACTTTTTTTGAATCATAGGCAAACTTATTTTTTTTGTAAATATCCCGACCGATAAATTTATTTTTTGGCAAATCATCGTCAATTGACAGCAATTCGCCAATCTCGGGATTTTCTTTGCGATACGAGTTCAAAATATCATCATCAATAATTCCATTATGATACAAAACGAAATCCAATTCGCTACCCATATATTTTTCCACTTCGGCAGCGAATTTCGCAATCGTGAACCCATGCGTTTCCCCGATACGCGCCACCGTGTTGCTCACCAAAATCTTTTTACCTTTGGATTTTTTAAAAATCGCCGGTGCATCTTTTGGCAAAAAACACGGCGCAATACTGGAATAAAGATCGCCCGGACCAAGTATGATCAAATCGGCTTCCAGTATCGCTTTTTTTGATTCGGGAAACATTTTTGATTCCGGTTTTTGAAAAATTTTCCCGATTTTCAAATTTGCGTCATGATTTTCCGACAACTCAATCTCCCGCTCGCCCTCAAGAATATCGCCGTTTTCCATTTCGGCAAAAATATGGGTCTTATCAATAATCATCGGCAACGCGCGGTTATCTCCAAGTTCCATAAATTCCGAAACGATTGCCATCGCTTTGCGATGACTTTTTAAATTCAATTCCAAACAAGCGATAAACGCATTGGACAAAACATGTCCCGTATGCCCGACGCCAAATGACTCATTGCCAAAACGAAACGACCAAAGCTGTTTTTTCCACTTAGGCGCATTGGACAACGCTAAAACATGGCGACGAATATCTCCGGGCGGCAAAACCCCGAATCGTTCCCTGAACTGGCCGGCCGCTCCGCCGCTATCCACCATTGAAGTAATCCCCGTCAATTGTACCGGATATTTTTTCAGCGGTTCCAAAATCACTTTAGGCATTAAATTACCGCCGCCAATGCAAACAATTTTTAATTTTTTATCAATCGCCGCTTTTTTTTGTTTTTTTTGCGCCATCATAGACAAAATCTAATTTATTCCTTAGAATGTATGATAATCCAAAAATACCTAAAATTCAATCTCATGAGCCAAAAATTTTTAGTCAAAGGCGGCAATCCGCTCAAAGGCCAGGTAACAATTTCCGGCTATAAAAACAGCGCCGGGCCGGTTTTGGCGGCAACGCTTTTGTCCGAAGAACCCTCCATCATTTCCAACTTGCCGCTGGTCACCGATGTGCTCAACCAGATTGAAATAATGAACCAGATCGGTTGCGAAATTGAATGGATCGACGACCACACCGCGAGGATCAACGCCAAGAATCTGGATCCGCAAAAAATTCCGTTCGGAGTATTTCAAAAAATGCGGGTTTCCGTACTGCTCATCGGCCCGCTTTTGGCGCGCTTCCGGTCGTTCCGCGTTCCCCATCCGGGCGGCGACAAAATCGGGTTGCGGTCGATTTCCACGCATCTGGACGCGTTTGAACAATTCGGCATCAAAGTCTGGCGGGAAAACGATTCCTATTGCTTTGAAGCTCCCAAAGAGCTGAAACCCGCGCACATTGTTTTAAAAGAATTTTCCGTCACCGCCACGGAAAACGCGATGATGCTGGCCGCCGGCATTGAAGGCACATCAACCATCCAGATCGCCGCGGCCGAACCGCAAGTGCAAGACTTGATAATGATGCTGGAAAATATGGGCGCCAAAATCCGCTGGAGCCACCCTCATACTTTGGAAATCCAAGGTTCGTCGAAATTAACCGGCGCCAGCCACGCGATTTGCCCGGATCCGCTGGAAACCGGCACCTTTATGATCGCGATGGCGGTCACCGGCGGCCAAGGAAAAATAACCA is a window of Candidatus Nealsonbacteria bacterium DGGOD1a DNA encoding:
- the murA gene encoding UDP-N-acetylglucosamine 1-carboxyvinyltransferase, with the protein product MSQKFLVKGGNPLKGQVTISGYKNSAGPVLAATLLSEEPSIISNLPLVTDVLNQIEIMNQIGCEIEWIDDHTARINAKNLDPQKIPFGVFQKMRVSVLLIGPLLARFRSFRVPHPGGDKIGLRSISTHLDAFEQFGIKVWRENDSYCFEAPKELKPAHIVLKEFSVTATENAMMLAAGIEGTSTIQIAAAEPQVQDLIMMLENMGAKIRWSHPHTLEIQGSSKLTGASHAICPDPLETGTFMIAMAVTGGQGKITNTNPKALTFFLEKMKEIGVNFTAADNSITVNPSSNFKAARVQVMIYPGFPTDLQPQISVLLTQATGKAVINEPLYENRLRHFEELRKMGADIEITDPHRALVFGKTNLLGTTVDASDIRSGTALTLAALIAQGQTVVENIANLERGSEKFDEKLRSLGADIEKIGE
- a CDS encoding 2-phospho-L-lactate transferase CofD family protein, which translates into the protein MMAQKKQKKAAIDKKLKIVCIGGGNLMPKVILEPLKKYPVQLTGITSMVDSGGAAGQFRERFGVLPPGDIRRHVLALSNAPKWKKQLWSFRFGNESFGVGHTGHVLSNAFIACLELNLKSHRKAMAIVSEFMELGDNRALPMIIDKTHIFAEMENGDILEGEREIELSENHDANLKIGKIFQKPESKMFPESKKAILEADLIILGPGDLYSSIAPCFLPKDAPAIFKKSKGKKILVSNTVARIGETHGFTIAKFAAEVEKYMGSELDFVLYHNGIIDDDILNSYRKENPEIGELLSIDDDLPKNKFIGRDIYKKNKFAYDSKKVIANIFKLLKL
- a CDS encoding NTP transferase domain-containing protein, with protein sequence MADNNKENNQSLQAVILAGGESLRFWPLNPRHKSLLRIMGKPLIWYTIDGLRKIGVEDIVIVQGLKRDIEEELKNFPEIKNISYAIQPEANGMSGAMIAAKSRIKGQFFVVFAHSVDCQGAAEKMLEKSRRTGARTVLVGQETKDPWLYGVARLEGDKLLEVIEKPEQGKEPSNIKINGIYLLDNRYFDYLEKVIGTVHFNKEFEAAVLAYAKENDSRIVELDRDYEGISLKYPWHLFKVRKYLFDNFLTKKTVARSAWVAKNATIEGNVFIGENVKIYEGAVIKGPCYIGENSIVGNNSIVRDYCDLENGAMVGALCEAGRVIFQPDVHVHSGYFGDSIFDRGVRVGAGAITANVRLDREPISARVKKERDGVKVLAKVDTGLKSLGTIIGENSKIGARATILPARFIGKNCQINAGSIVSRNMDDDGKI
- a CDS encoding DUF134 domain-containing protein; this encodes MVRPRLCRRIKFNPEVNYFKPQGIPVRCLEVVEMSLEEMEALRLKNLKGLEQIQAAQKMNTSQSTFARILASAHQKIADALINGKAIKIEK
- the tsaD gene encoding tRNA (adenosine(37)-N6)-threonylcarbamoyltransferase complex transferase subunit TsaD; translated protein: MQFAKKGGELYFLAIETSCDDTSISVLRAKEDKGKLEKIEALSNVVSSQTELHAGYGGVYPFLAKREHQKNLPFVFEDATKKFDLSKLKFIVVTQGPGLDPCLWTGINFAQDLAKKYNLPLAGANHLEAHFLANLITLKIGEEKFAKNYLPAVCLVVSGGHTLLFLASGIGDYKLLGQTQDDAAGECFDKAARILGLGYPGGPEIAKYAQKYSKRVGPFLNKKGPTLLDAPSETKVKLPRPMIAQKNYNFSFSGLKTAVLYAHQKQNEETRKSPEYPRMMSFEIQQAIVDVLVSKTARAAKEFAAKSIIIGGGVSANAALREAMQKAADELNMKFLAPGADLSMDNAAMAGVAGYFAFKRGEAVASPDDLTSEPNLGI
- a CDS encoding ZIP family metal transporter; this encodes MAILLMIILASFAITLCVWAAVLFLMFKKEILEKILMFLVSLSAGALMGGAFLHLLPEAAEELESELLFGVFLASFVFFFLLEKIIHWRHCHKADCEIHSFGYMNLAGDAVHNFIDGLTIASTFMVNPALGISTTLAVAIHEIPQEIGDFGVLVYSGFKKKTALLINYAVAMTVVIGGIAGYFFFSHLQSALPYLLPFAAGGFVYIAASDLMPEIRKEMNFKKSMISFSVFIAGILMMYLVKSIGE
- a CDS encoding DUF5320 domain-containing protein, with the protein product MPRFDQTGPMGQGPRTGRGMGPCGGGMGWGGGCGWGRGMGMGFGRRRFISPKNEAAALEEEAVMLEEELKAIKEEIAALKKEK
- a CDS encoding ISNCY family transposase; the encoded protein is MEKELFKMTQKELDRYEVIRKLIAKEITPGDAAKQLGRSVRQVKRLRNKVREKGANGIIHGLRGKQSNNKTDLKIWEKSGQIISEKYPDFGPTLAHEKLVEVEGIKIGKQTTRNLMIAKKIWMPKPRKQNQEFRCQRERKESPGELEQFDGCYHFWFEKRGDESCLLASVDDATGRITRAEFTDSESVINVFQFWKGYLQESGKPIAIYLDKFSTYKINHKNAKDNSEMITQFQRAARELDITLITANSPQAKGRIERLFDTLQDRLVKELRLRGISDIAAASKFLKEEFIPDFNQRFSVIPKKKNDLHRQLPDFQSSNLDAIFSVQSQRRVQNDFTIRFKNQWIQIAKEQIATVRRKDEILMEERLDGSLAIRLRDKYLNFKILPAKPLKAKELIAAIPAKRIISKPPADHPWRKQIAAEIAKINC